One Solibacillus sp. R5-41 DNA segment encodes these proteins:
- a CDS encoding ankyrin repeat domain-containing protein: protein MLTIKIDLIAKLKNTSEFLKAYKDEDEKKVFDGKSLIFFSLSNTDLPSRYEISNFLLDKNIDVLCKNSEDETVLHVLLGQRKNDIEETYRLCKRLIEKGVNINEKDGNGQVALIYIIRLNKSDEELEKLYNLWFSQPNLDLTSKDSTGFTAIEYARKFPYRSSLIERMEKYESKRTY from the coding sequence GTGCTGACAATAAAAATTGATTTAATTGCAAAATTAAAAAATACAAGTGAATTTTTAAAAGCATACAAAGATGAAGATGAAAAAAAAGTATTTGATGGGAAAAGTTTGATATTCTTTTCGTTATCAAATACTGACTTACCTTCACGCTATGAGATTAGTAATTTCTTATTAGATAAAAATATCGATGTATTATGTAAAAATAGTGAAGATGAAACTGTGTTGCATGTTTTACTAGGGCAACGAAAAAATGACATAGAAGAAACTTATAGATTATGTAAAAGACTTATAGAAAAGGGTGTTAATATTAATGAGAAAGATGGAAACGGTCAAGTTGCATTAATTTATATAATTCGATTAAATAAATCAGATGAAGAATTAGAAAAGTTATATAATTTGTGGTTTTCTCAACCAAACTTAGATTTAACCTCTAAAGATAGTACAGGATTTACAGCTATTGAATACGCTAGAAAATTCCCATATAGATCAAGTTTAATTGAAAGGATGGAAAAATATGAATCAAAAAGAACCTATTGA
- a CDS encoding DUF2185 domain-containing protein, protein MNQKEPIEFIKKAGACIVSKNIINETGRLKWILREKSVDVVDNGWRFFSEIDDDDYINNPDNLVVCDFNTVANIEPAILGIYELPIGSDLQLVSENGKIKFVDNLTGKEI, encoded by the coding sequence ATGAATCAAAAAGAACCTATTGAATTTATTAAAAAAGCTGGGGCTTGTATTGTTTCAAAAAATATAATAAATGAAACAGGAAGATTGAAATGGATATTGAGAGAGAAATCTGTGGATGTTGTGGATAATGGTTGGAGATTTTTTTCAGAAATTGATGATGATGATTACATTAATAATCCTGATAATTTAGTAGTATGTGATTTTAATACTGTAGCAAATATTGAACCGGCCATTCTAGGAATATACGAGCTCCCAATAGGTAGTGACTTACAATTAGTTTCTGAAAATGGAAAAATAAAATTTGTTGATAATTTAACTGGTAAAGAAATTTGA
- a CDS encoding HNH/ENDO VII family nuclease, with product MGRPSCQPEKLLENELVQGLIRAKTTTIELTNEANAIMQTVSDIVSLPFLQEEGVVRASDEAIKYKDETIEKLVQFDMLQTQAVVLVESLLQSITEQIQFMVDIFVASVNTNTTSYQGLSCERPESTEIEEEITSEAELQALIEENLKNPIPSDDQITYEGMRKVLGGNGSGTIDGLAPFGILGYTLFNELLGKDLAKMTDLNSTPRESLEATFSLVGPGKLVKGGKKLDNLKDFEKVLETVFEVANDTKKAKEIQKVNQKDIDQLGEYVKSLDKGKGKVAVLKSRKLSSEQIELDWLADKYTAVEVKGTVKVGGKEVDVSRRVYQIEIDKNYVPNNPKALGKSNGKLMEKGNSPYIVKGGVESKVELHHLIQKEPGGMVEIAELTHDKYDSTLHGLVENGKSFRNNPELEKMYNNFRSNYWKMRASE from the coding sequence ATTGGTCGACCGTCCTGTCAGCCGGAAAAGCTTTTAGAAAATGAGCTAGTACAAGGGCTCATTCGTGCAAAGACAACAACGATCGAGTTAACCAATGAGGCCAATGCCATTATGCAAACGGTCTCGGATATCGTCTCCCTCCCCTTCTTACAAGAAGAAGGCGTTGTCAGAGCTAGTGATGAGGCCATCAAATACAAAGATGAAACGATCGAAAAACTCGTGCAGTTTGATATGCTGCAAACACAAGCAGTAGTGCTAGTGGAAAGCCTCCTCCAATCTATTACGGAACAAATTCAGTTTATGGTGGATATTTTCGTCGCAAGCGTCAATACGAACACAACGTCCTACCAGGGCTTATCGTGTGAACGCCCTGAGTCGACAGAAATCGAAGAGGAAATTACAAGTGAAGCCGAACTACAAGCATTAATTGAAGAAAACCTCAAAAATCCTATTCCATCAGATGATCAAATTACGTATGAAGGTATGCGAAAAGTTCTAGGTGGTAATGGTTCAGGCACAATAGATGGATTGGCTCCATTTGGAATCTTAGGTTATACACTCTTTAATGAGCTCCTTGGTAAGGACCTTGCCAAAATGACGGATTTAAACTCTACACCTAGAGAAAGCCTTGAGGCAACATTTTCATTAGTAGGCCCTGGTAAGTTAGTAAAAGGTGGAAAAAAACTAGATAACTTAAAAGATTTTGAAAAAGTTTTGGAGACGGTTTTTGAAGTAGCCAATGATACTAAAAAGGCTAAGGAAATCCAAAAAGTTAATCAGAAAGATATTGATCAACTTGGGGAGTATGTGAAGAGTCTTGATAAGGGTAAGGGTAAAGTTGCGGTGCTTAAATCTAGAAAATTATCTTCTGAACAAATTGAGTTAGATTGGCTAGCTGACAAGTATACTGCTGTAGAAGTAAAAGGAACAGTTAAAGTTGGTGGAAAGGAAGTAGATGTATCCAGAAGAGTGTACCAAATTGAGATTGATAAAAATTATGTACCTAATAATCCGAAGGCACTAGGAAAGTCGAATGGAAAATTAATGGAAAAGGGTAACTCTCCATATATTGTGAAGGGTGGGGTAGAAAGTAAAGTTGAATTACACCATTTAATTCAAAAAGAACCTGGTGGGATGGTTGAAATTGCGGAGTTAACTCATGATAAATACGATTCGACGCTACATGGTTTGGTTGAAAATGGAAAGAGTTTTAGAAATAATCCAGAACTTGAAAAAATGTATAATAACTTTAGAAGTAACTATTGGAAAATGCGTGCTAGTGAATAA
- a CDS encoding SMI1/KNR4 family protein: MDERIIKMIENYGEEDDFFGEVLEEYINKAEEKLRVKFPRSYRNFIKKYGSGGICGVEFEGVQGNLGASVVDATERWRKLGLGMNLIVLEDSGEFARCMYCADINDDRIYSWERWGADLHPRYNTFDDYVIDIFQEGIDNW, from the coding sequence ATGGATGAAAGAATTATTAAGATGATCGAAAATTATGGTGAAGAAGATGATTTTTTTGGAGAAGTATTAGAAGAATATATTAATAAGGCTGAAGAAAAACTTAGAGTTAAATTTCCTCGAAGTTATCGCAATTTTATAAAAAAATATGGTTCGGGAGGAATATGTGGAGTTGAGTTTGAAGGTGTTCAGGGTAATTTAGGAGCATCTGTAGTTGATGCAACAGAGAGATGGAGAAAATTAGGGTTGGGTATGAACTTAATTGTTTTAGAGGACTCGGGAGAATTTGCTAGATGTATGTATTGTGCAGATATTAATGATGACAGAATATATAGTTGGGAAAGGTGGGGGGCAGATTTACACCCAAGATATAATACATTTGATGACTATGTAATAGACATATTTCAAGAAGGAATTGATAACTGGTAA
- a CDS encoding PoNi-like cognate immunity protein, with amino-acid sequence MRDHLCIEEKCREGIEYHKEFIAEKRQDIRNLEEDTKNGIQRKSIDNNSIIEARYLRTFKYEMEDIRAKYSLGDDIGTFEEDFHNALDDLEHTGTREVGYLSLLWTISLGILLETDKKNIERISKVVEKKEINDAVIDFLLCASDIGYTKIANEYDKENPYAKTREIIDLAQTDKKEASKRLQTYMEKEWFKGHYDYEWKKAHKEPGYVGFWSFETAAITKILELDDTSLINNNHYPYDLAHYKNSMKFKPISLSDYNNEQEIEELDEVIEGIDNNPLLEKIIPPIWHAFVNELIQDYNELDNRSFYEKYKKTIGLGQIWFLLKEYEEENEGKNLLGSLIVFAMVEKGCILQLDYKDDLEDYDSNKKNYWNTETKLVQFILDNDQNYYALVPNEVDISAIYEVPLQDVN; translated from the coding sequence ATGAGGGATCATCTATGTATAGAAGAAAAATGTAGAGAAGGAATTGAATATCATAAAGAATTTATTGCTGAAAAAAGGCAGGATATTAGAAATCTGGAGGAGGATACTAAAAATGGTATTCAAAGAAAATCCATAGACAATAACAGTATTATAGAGGCAAGATATTTAAGGACTTTTAAATATGAGATGGAGGATATTAGGGCAAAATATTCTTTAGGGGATGACATTGGTACATTCGAAGAGGATTTTCATAATGCCCTGGATGATTTAGAGCATACAGGGACTAGGGAAGTTGGCTATTTAAGTCTGCTGTGGACAATTTCCTTAGGAATCCTTTTAGAAACGGATAAAAAGAACATAGAAAGAATAAGTAAGGTAGTTGAGAAAAAAGAAATAAACGATGCAGTGATTGATTTTTTATTATGTGCTAGTGATATCGGATATACAAAAATAGCCAATGAGTATGATAAAGAAAATCCGTACGCAAAAACAAGGGAAATTATAGATCTTGCGCAAACCGATAAGAAAGAAGCATCTAAAAGATTACAAACGTATATGGAGAAAGAATGGTTTAAAGGGCATTATGACTATGAATGGAAAAAAGCACATAAAGAACCTGGGTATGTAGGGTTTTGGAGCTTTGAAACAGCAGCAATAACAAAGATACTAGAACTTGATGATACAAGCTTAATAAATAATAATCACTATCCATATGACTTGGCACATTACAAGAATTCTATGAAATTCAAGCCAATTTCCCTAAGTGACTACAACAATGAACAAGAGATTGAGGAGCTAGATGAAGTAATAGAAGGAATTGATAATAATCCCTTATTGGAAAAGATTATTCCACCAATATGGCACGCATTTGTTAATGAATTGATACAAGATTATAACGAGCTGGATAATCGTAGTTTTTATGAAAAATACAAAAAAACGATTGGGTTAGGGCAAATTTGGTTCTTATTAAAGGAATATGAAGAAGAAAATGAGGGGAAAAATCTTTTAGGAAGTTTAATTGTTTTTGCGATGGTTGAAAAAGGCTGCATATTGCAATTGGATTATAAAGATGATTTGGAAGATTACGATTCAAATAAAAAAAATTATTGGAATACAGAAACGAAATTGGTTCAATTTATATTAGATAATGATCAGAATTATTATGCTTTGGTACCAAATGAGGTGGATATTAGCGCTATTTATGAAGTTCCCCTTCAAGATGTAAATTAA
- a CDS encoding SMI1/KNR4 family protein, whose amino-acid sequence MDNKIEFLRKYRKNVQLVLCNEINTIDHSQVPDFWYELFQEKNLDKRVERILFIWNKYVGMELRNTISYLSQHLKEIDFIVENNKYSILYTIETDNGEIQYYEGRNPKEVFNNVELEKSWNKFPLSLRNFYQNIHNGFYFYASKSMGLVPIENVTFFDDDEWGIIEELEEPLQIDLKTTFGFFKSGMGGYVAIDFNDCDNENAVLWWTDEEPRYNINFWDIVDEWIVIGFES is encoded by the coding sequence GTGGATAATAAAATTGAATTTCTGAGAAAATATAGGAAGAATGTGCAATTGGTATTGTGTAATGAGATTAATACAATTGATCATAGTCAAGTACCTGATTTTTGGTACGAATTGTTTCAAGAGAAAAATCTAGATAAGAGAGTAGAAAGAATTTTATTTATATGGAATAAATATGTAGGGATGGAGTTAAGAAATACTATTTCTTATTTATCTCAACATCTTAAAGAAATAGATTTTATTGTTGAAAATAACAAATATTCAATTTTATATACGATTGAAACAGATAACGGTGAAATACAATATTACGAAGGAAGAAATCCTAAAGAAGTATTTAATAATGTAGAATTAGAAAAATCTTGGAATAAATTCCCCTTATCATTACGGAATTTCTATCAAAATATTCATAATGGTTTCTATTTTTATGCGAGTAAGTCTATGGGGCTAGTTCCTATAGAAAATGTAACCTTTTTTGATGATGATGAGTGGGGTATTATTGAGGAATTAGAAGAGCCTTTACAAATAGATTTAAAAACGACATTTGGTTTCTTTAAAAGTGGTATGGGTGGTTATGTAGCAATAGATTTTAATGATTGTGATAATGAAAATGCAGTTTTGTGGTGGACTGATGAAGAACCGAGATATAATATTAACTTTTGGGATATAGTTGATGAATGGATAGTAATTGGTTTTGAATCATGA
- a CDS encoding SMI1/KNR4 family protein produces the protein MNQKLTYLKKYNENVRILTIDEISRLNDDEIPIEWRKLFYNDDIKERIDLLLNIWRKNVGIELRNTISYLNEHLINIEIMDVVGDYSVLYTIKNSKGDILYYEGRNPQKGQKNIELEDSWDKIPTSIKSFYKNVHDGFYYYASESMGLVPLESVTYLGDEDIEWSIIDDLEEPIKINLDSSFGFFTNGMGSYVAIDFTNCTNNKATFWSAKLKPKYNISFWSYVDEWIVIGFEM, from the coding sequence ATGAATCAAAAACTTACTTACTTAAAAAAGTACAATGAAAATGTTCGAATATTAACAATCGATGAAATTAGTAGATTGAATGATGATGAAATACCAATTGAATGGAGAAAACTCTTTTATAATGATGATATTAAAGAGAGAATTGATTTGCTTCTGAACATATGGAGAAAAAATGTAGGTATTGAATTAAGGAACACGATTTCTTATCTAAATGAACATCTTATAAATATTGAAATTATGGATGTAGTAGGCGATTATTCTGTTTTATACACTATAAAAAATTCCAAAGGAGACATATTATATTACGAAGGGCGTAATCCCCAAAAGGGACAAAAAAACATAGAATTAGAAGATTCTTGGGATAAAATACCGACTTCAATTAAAAGTTTTTATAAAAATGTTCACGACGGTTTTTATTACTATGCTAGTGAATCAATGGGCTTAGTTCCACTTGAATCAGTAACATATCTTGGGGACGAGGATATTGAATGGAGTATTATTGATGATTTAGAAGAACCTATAAAAATTAACTTAGATTCATCATTTGGCTTTTTCACTAATGGTATGGGGAGCTACGTAGCTATAGATTTTACAAATTGTACTAATAACAAAGCTACCTTTTGGTCTGCAAAATTAAAGCCTAAATATAATATCAGTTTTTGGAGTTATGTAGATGAATGGATTGTAATTGGCTTTGAAATGTAA
- a CDS encoding HNH endonuclease signature motif containing protein has protein sequence MDHVIPSDKGGTNSYSNAQVLSRKENREKSNKLPPET, from the coding sequence ATCGATCATGTTATTCCTAGCGATAAAGGTGGTACTAACAGTTATAGTAATGCTCAAGTATTATCTCGAAAAGAAAACAGAGAAAAATCAAATAAGTTACCCCCAGAGACTTGA